A stretch of the Aegilops tauschii subsp. strangulata cultivar AL8/78 chromosome 4, Aet v6.0, whole genome shotgun sequence genome encodes the following:
- the LOC109774350 gene encoding disease resistance protein RPM1-like isoform X2, with protein MAEAVVGQVVIKLGAALAKDALTFGAKLLWKEASALKGLFGKIRDSKAELESMQAYLQEAERFKDIDRTTAIFVGEIRGLAFQIEDVVDEFTYKLEEDKHGGFAAKMKKRLKHIKTWGSLAAKLQEIEAKLQGAKRRKKDYSIGRFVRATGSTNQVLHFTRDDDLVGIEENRERLIRWLTGRGGGGGGLEQRSSKVTTVCGMPGVGKTTLVAHVYNTVKVDFDAAAWVTVSQSYRLEDLLKKIATEFGVAVDVANIEMRGLAESIHNYLQGKKYILVLDDVWSARVWTEIRNVFPTSDCTGQFVITSRKQEVSLLATRESAIQLEPLQEHHSWLLFCQGAFWNDNQKECPLELHKLAVKFIAKCQGLPIALACIGRLLSSKLPTFAEWENVYRGLDSQLAKDVLPDVDMILKASLDDLPYDLKNCFLHCALFPEDYVLKRKMIMRQWIAAGFIREKEENRTLEEVAEGYLVELVNRSLLQVMESNHARSLKSYRMHDVIRLLALNKAKEECFGEVCNGSAAGAFSVECARRILVQGENLEQLRRSGATHLRALHVFKCSNVDLLKPILTSSNLLSTLDLQGSRLKMLPNVVFNLFNLRYLGFRDTDIESLPEAVGRLQNLEVLDATNANLTYLPNSVVKLQKLRYLYAYTVPGALEALEIFRVGGVNVPNGIQHLAGLRALECVKATPVFLREVRALTELRTFTVCNVRSEDSADLSNAITKMSHLVHLGIAAAAENEVLRFEGLYLPPTLSWLGLAGQLEKTSMPKLLSSWSHLNSLTCLTLGFSNIDEETFSCLCVLHGLRSLGLMKAFEGKRLDFYAGSFPKLRFLHIWGAAQLNQVRIEKGAMQTLVVLLFMYCPELKFLPDGIEYLRALEKLRLEDTSEELIEKLRRQRDSDECNEDITKISHIRNVTVELTRKGLFERIR; from the coding sequence ATGGCGGAGGCTGTGGTAGGGCAGGTGGTGATCAAGCTTGGTGCGGCGCTGGCTAAAGATGCGCTCACGTTTGGCGCAAAACTGCTATGGAAGGAAGCCTCCGCCCTCAAGGGCCTCTTCGGCAAGATCCGTGACTCCAAGGCAGAGCTGGAGAGCATGCAGGCTTACCTGCAGGAGGCGGAGCGGTTCAAGGACATCGACAGGACAACCGCCATCTTTGTCGGCGAGATCAGGGGCCTCGCCTTCCAGATCGAGGACGTTGTCGACGAGTTCACCTACAAGCTAGAGGAGGACAAGCACGGAGGGTTCGCTGCcaagatgaagaagaggctcaAGCATATCAAGACCTGGGGCAGCCTGGCGGCCAAGCTCCAAGAAATCGAAGCCAAGCTGCAGGGTGCCAAGCGGAGGAAGAAGGATTACTCAATCGGCAGATTTGTTCGTGCGACCGGATCAACAAATCAAGTTTTGCATTTCACCAGGGATGATGACCTTGTGGGGATCGAGGAGAATAGGGAAAGGTTGATACGGTGGCTGACTGGCagaggcggcggtggtggtggtctgGAGCAGAGGAGCAGCAAAGTCACCACGGTGTGTGGGATGCCTGGTGTTGGCAAAACCACTCTGGTTGCTCATGTGTACAACACCGTGAAGGTGGATTTCGACGCTGCTGCATGGGTAACCGTATCACAGAGTTACCGTCTTGAAGACCTGCTGAAGAAGATTGCCACGGAGTTTGGGGTCGCAGTTGATGTCGCCAACATTGAGATGCGAGGCCTAGCAGAATCCATTCATAACTATCTTCAAGGTAAAAAGTACATCTTGGTCCTGGATGATGTCTGGTCTGCACGCGTGTGGACAGAGATAAGGAATGTCTTCCCAACATCTGATTGTACCGGCCAATTTGTCATAACATCAAGAAAGCAGGAAGTGTCATTGTTGGCAACTAGGGAGTCTGCAATTCAGTTGGAACCACTACAAGAACATCACTCTTGGTTGTTATTCTGCCAAGGAGCTTTTTGGAATGATAACCAGAAAGAGTGCCCGCTGGAGTTGCACAAATTGGCAGTGAAGTTCATTGCAAAGTGTCAAGGTTTGCCTATTGCTCTTGCATGCATTGGCCGCCTACTCTCCAGCAAACTCCCAACTTTTGCCGAATGGGAGAACGTATACAGGGGTTTGGATTCACAGTTGGCAAAAGACGTGCTCCCTGATGTTGATATGATTCTAAAGGCCAGCCTGGACGACCTTCCATACGATTTGAAGAATTGTTTCTTGCACTGTGCATTATTCCCAGAAGATTATGTATTGAAGAGGAAGATGATAATGAGACAGTGGATTGCTGCTGGATTTATCAGGGAAAAGGAAGAGAACAGAACCTTGGAGGAAGTGGCCGAGGGGTACTTGGTTGAGCTCGTGAACCGAAGCCTACTGCAGGTAATGGAGAGCAATCATGCCAGATCACTGAAATCCTATCGGATGCATGATGTCATACGCCTGCTTGCTCTCAACAAAGCCAAAGAGGAATGCTTTGGTGAAGTTTGTAATGGCTCTGCTGCCGGGGCATTTTCTGTAGAGTGTGCACGTCGCATATTGGTCCAAGGGGAAAACCTTGAGCAACTCAGACGATCTGGTGCGACACATCTCCGTGCGCTCCATGTATTTAAATGTAGCAATGTTGATTTGCTGAAGCCTATCCTAACATCTTCAAATTTGCTATCGACATTGGATCTGCAAGGTTCTCGTCTCAAAATGCTTCCCAATGTGGTATTCAACTTGTTTAATCTGCGTTATTTGGGATTTAGAGATACCGATATTGAAAGCCTACCTGAAGCAGTGGGGAGGTTACAAAACTTGGAAGTCTTGGATGCTACCAACGCTAATCTGACGTATTTGCCGAATAGTGTTGTAAAACTTCAGAAGTTGAGATACCTGTATGCATATACTGTTCCTGGTGCATTAGAGGCATTAGAAATTTTCAGGGTAGGAGGAGTTAACGTGCCTAATGGCATCCAGCACTTGGCAGGACTGCGTGCTCTCGAGTGTGTCAAAGCCACTCCAGTGTTTCTGCGCGAAGTTAGAGCTTTGACAGAGCTAAGAACATTCACTGTGTGCAATGTGAGAAGTGAAGACTCTGCTGACTTGAGCAATGCTATCACTAAAATGAGCCATCTTGTTCATCTCGGAATTGCCGCCGCAGCTGAGAATGAGGTGCTGCGGTTTGAAGGGCTATATTTACCTCCAACCCTGTCTTGGCTTGGTTTAGCAGGGCAGCTAGAAAAAACATCGATGCCGAAGCTTCTCTCTTCTTGGTCACATCTTAATAGCCTCACTTGCTTGACCCTGGGATTCTCCAATATTGATGAGGAGACATTTTCCTGTTTGTGCGTGTTACATGGTCTACGCTCTCTTGGGCTAATGAAGGCTTTTGAAGGGAAGAGGTTGGACTTTTACGCGGGCTCATTTCCAAAACTTCGGTTTCTACACATATGGGGCGCGGCACAGCTCAACCAAGTTAGAATAGAGAAGGGCGCAATGCAAACCCTCGTCGTGCTATTGTTCATGTATTGTCCCGAGCTGAAGTTTCTTCCAGATGGTATCGAATATCTTAGGGCCCTTGAAAAATTACGTCTGGAGGACACATCAGAAGAGCTGATTGAGAAACTTCGGCGACAGAGGGATTCAGATGAATGCAATGAAGATATAACGAAGATTAGCCACATACGGAATGTTACAGTTGAACTGACACGGAAAGGACTATTTGAAAGGATTAGGTGA
- the LOC109774350 gene encoding disease resistance protein RPM1-like isoform X1, whose product MAEAVVGQVVIKLGAALAKDALTFGAKLLWKEASALKGLFGKIRDSKAELESMQAYLQEAERFKDIDRTTAIFVGEIRGLAFQIEDVVDEFTYKLEEDKHGGFAAKMKKRLKHIKTWGSLAAKLQEIEAKLQGAKRRKKDYSIGRFVRATGSTNQVLHFTRDDDLVGIEENRERLIRWLTGRGGGGGGLEQRSSKVTTVCGMPGVGKTTLVAHVYNTVKVDFDAAAWVTVSQSYRLEDLLKKIATEFGVAVDVANIEMRGLAESIHNYLQGKKYILVLDDVWSARVWTEIRNVFPTSDCTGQFVITSRKQEVSLLATRESAIQLEPLQEHHSWLLFCQGAFWNDNQKECPLELHKLAVKFIAKCQGLPIALACIGRLLSSKLPTFAEWENVYRGLDSQLAKDVLPDVDMILKASLDDLPYDLKNCFLHCALFPEDYVLKRKMIMRQWIAAGFIREKEENRTLEEVAEGYLVELVNRSLLQVMESNHARSLKSYRMHDVIRLLALNKAKEECFGEVCNGSAAGAFSVECARRILVQGENLEQLRRSGATHLRALHVFKCSNVDLLKPILTSSNLLSTLDLQGSRLKMLPNVVFNLFNLRYLGFRDTDIESLPEAVGRLQNLEVLDATNANLTYLPNSVVKLQKLRYLYAYTVPGALEALEIFRVGGVNVPNGIQHLAGLRALECVKATPVFLREVRALTELRTFTVCNVRSEDSADLSNAITKMSHLVHLGIAAAAENEVLRFEGLYLPPTLSWLGLAGQLEKTSMPKLLSSWSHLNSLTCLTLGFSNIDEETFSCLCVLHGLRSLGLMKAFEGKRLDFYAGSFPKLRFLHIWGAAQLNQVRIEKGAMQTLVVLLFMYCPELKFLPDGIEYLRALEKLRLEDTSEELIEKLRRQRDSDECNEDITKISHIRNVTVELTRKGLFERIRFCSVMLAPSSSHGILNTESKSFKAKCHLSVLWRSFLTYHLLC is encoded by the exons ATGGCGGAGGCTGTGGTAGGGCAGGTGGTGATCAAGCTTGGTGCGGCGCTGGCTAAAGATGCGCTCACGTTTGGCGCAAAACTGCTATGGAAGGAAGCCTCCGCCCTCAAGGGCCTCTTCGGCAAGATCCGTGACTCCAAGGCAGAGCTGGAGAGCATGCAGGCTTACCTGCAGGAGGCGGAGCGGTTCAAGGACATCGACAGGACAACCGCCATCTTTGTCGGCGAGATCAGGGGCCTCGCCTTCCAGATCGAGGACGTTGTCGACGAGTTCACCTACAAGCTAGAGGAGGACAAGCACGGAGGGTTCGCTGCcaagatgaagaagaggctcaAGCATATCAAGACCTGGGGCAGCCTGGCGGCCAAGCTCCAAGAAATCGAAGCCAAGCTGCAGGGTGCCAAGCGGAGGAAGAAGGATTACTCAATCGGCAGATTTGTTCGTGCGACCGGATCAACAAATCAAGTTTTGCATTTCACCAGGGATGATGACCTTGTGGGGATCGAGGAGAATAGGGAAAGGTTGATACGGTGGCTGACTGGCagaggcggcggtggtggtggtctgGAGCAGAGGAGCAGCAAAGTCACCACGGTGTGTGGGATGCCTGGTGTTGGCAAAACCACTCTGGTTGCTCATGTGTACAACACCGTGAAGGTGGATTTCGACGCTGCTGCATGGGTAACCGTATCACAGAGTTACCGTCTTGAAGACCTGCTGAAGAAGATTGCCACGGAGTTTGGGGTCGCAGTTGATGTCGCCAACATTGAGATGCGAGGCCTAGCAGAATCCATTCATAACTATCTTCAAGGTAAAAAGTACATCTTGGTCCTGGATGATGTCTGGTCTGCACGCGTGTGGACAGAGATAAGGAATGTCTTCCCAACATCTGATTGTACCGGCCAATTTGTCATAACATCAAGAAAGCAGGAAGTGTCATTGTTGGCAACTAGGGAGTCTGCAATTCAGTTGGAACCACTACAAGAACATCACTCTTGGTTGTTATTCTGCCAAGGAGCTTTTTGGAATGATAACCAGAAAGAGTGCCCGCTGGAGTTGCACAAATTGGCAGTGAAGTTCATTGCAAAGTGTCAAGGTTTGCCTATTGCTCTTGCATGCATTGGCCGCCTACTCTCCAGCAAACTCCCAACTTTTGCCGAATGGGAGAACGTATACAGGGGTTTGGATTCACAGTTGGCAAAAGACGTGCTCCCTGATGTTGATATGATTCTAAAGGCCAGCCTGGACGACCTTCCATACGATTTGAAGAATTGTTTCTTGCACTGTGCATTATTCCCAGAAGATTATGTATTGAAGAGGAAGATGATAATGAGACAGTGGATTGCTGCTGGATTTATCAGGGAAAAGGAAGAGAACAGAACCTTGGAGGAAGTGGCCGAGGGGTACTTGGTTGAGCTCGTGAACCGAAGCCTACTGCAGGTAATGGAGAGCAATCATGCCAGATCACTGAAATCCTATCGGATGCATGATGTCATACGCCTGCTTGCTCTCAACAAAGCCAAAGAGGAATGCTTTGGTGAAGTTTGTAATGGCTCTGCTGCCGGGGCATTTTCTGTAGAGTGTGCACGTCGCATATTGGTCCAAGGGGAAAACCTTGAGCAACTCAGACGATCTGGTGCGACACATCTCCGTGCGCTCCATGTATTTAAATGTAGCAATGTTGATTTGCTGAAGCCTATCCTAACATCTTCAAATTTGCTATCGACATTGGATCTGCAAGGTTCTCGTCTCAAAATGCTTCCCAATGTGGTATTCAACTTGTTTAATCTGCGTTATTTGGGATTTAGAGATACCGATATTGAAAGCCTACCTGAAGCAGTGGGGAGGTTACAAAACTTGGAAGTCTTGGATGCTACCAACGCTAATCTGACGTATTTGCCGAATAGTGTTGTAAAACTTCAGAAGTTGAGATACCTGTATGCATATACTGTTCCTGGTGCATTAGAGGCATTAGAAATTTTCAGGGTAGGAGGAGTTAACGTGCCTAATGGCATCCAGCACTTGGCAGGACTGCGTGCTCTCGAGTGTGTCAAAGCCACTCCAGTGTTTCTGCGCGAAGTTAGAGCTTTGACAGAGCTAAGAACATTCACTGTGTGCAATGTGAGAAGTGAAGACTCTGCTGACTTGAGCAATGCTATCACTAAAATGAGCCATCTTGTTCATCTCGGAATTGCCGCCGCAGCTGAGAATGAGGTGCTGCGGTTTGAAGGGCTATATTTACCTCCAACCCTGTCTTGGCTTGGTTTAGCAGGGCAGCTAGAAAAAACATCGATGCCGAAGCTTCTCTCTTCTTGGTCACATCTTAATAGCCTCACTTGCTTGACCCTGGGATTCTCCAATATTGATGAGGAGACATTTTCCTGTTTGTGCGTGTTACATGGTCTACGCTCTCTTGGGCTAATGAAGGCTTTTGAAGGGAAGAGGTTGGACTTTTACGCGGGCTCATTTCCAAAACTTCGGTTTCTACACATATGGGGCGCGGCACAGCTCAACCAAGTTAGAATAGAGAAGGGCGCAATGCAAACCCTCGTCGTGCTATTGTTCATGTATTGTCCCGAGCTGAAGTTTCTTCCAGATGGTATCGAATATCTTAGGGCCCTTGAAAAATTACGTCTGGAGGACACATCAGAAGAGCTGATTGAGAAACTTCGGCGACAGAGGGATTCAGATGAATGCAATGAAGATATAACGAAGATTAGCCACATACGGAATGTTACAGTTGAACTGACACGGAAAGGACTATTTGAAAGGATTAG GTTCTGCTCTGTAATGCTGGCTCCATCATCTTCTCATGGGATTCTCAACACAGAATCCAAGAGTTTCAAGGCAAAATGCCACTTGTCGGTACTTTGGAGGAGCTTCCTAACATATCACCTCCTGTGTTAA